The following proteins are encoded in a genomic region of Myxosarcina sp. GI1:
- a CDS encoding AI-2E family transporter gives MAFDSNLPKWAIAGLAFPLIFLNGWLLYQLGSLLQPVTNIVITATLIAALLDYPIKFLEQQKIARGWAIAFVLLITLLLASIAIIFLAPLVWQQLLDFAERSPRWIEQAKTQILQLSDRLNFENSLLNVDQLIVQATNQLSNALNSATSKIVNIILGTIDSAVNFLATFILSILLVFSGERLWNGILSWFSDNWRTRIQNSLRSSFQRYFLGQATLALILATAQSIAFVVLNVPLGLLFGIFIGLASLIPFGGTIAILGISILLAFQNVWLGLKVLIVAIIVVQINDNLVAPRLIGGITGLNPAIIIVVLLIGAKFAGFLGLILAVPTSSFIKKIVDIVREPVAYNEQNNVVWENKTVN, from the coding sequence ATGGCTTTTGATTCTAATCTTCCTAAATGGGCGATCGCGGGGTTAGCTTTTCCGCTAATCTTTCTTAATGGATGGCTGCTGTATCAGTTAGGTTCGCTCTTACAACCCGTTACTAACATTGTAATTACCGCCACCCTAATCGCGGCTCTGCTCGATTATCCGATAAAATTTTTGGAGCAGCAGAAAATCGCCAGAGGCTGGGCGATCGCTTTTGTATTGCTAATTACTCTTTTGTTGGCATCTATCGCCATTATCTTTCTAGCTCCTTTAGTGTGGCAACAACTACTCGATTTTGCAGAGCGATCCCCGCGTTGGATCGAACAAGCCAAAACCCAAATACTTCAGCTAAGCGATCGTTTAAACTTTGAAAATTCACTCCTTAATGTTGACCAGCTAATAGTACAAGCCACCAATCAACTTTCAAACGCTCTCAATTCTGCTACTAGCAAAATTGTTAACATTATCCTTGGCACTATTGATAGTGCCGTAAATTTTTTGGCTACATTTATACTTAGCATCCTTCTCGTATTTAGTGGAGAACGGCTCTGGAACGGAATTTTAAGCTGGTTTTCGGACAACTGGCGAACTCGAATTCAAAACTCCTTACGATCGAGTTTTCAGAGATATTTTTTAGGACAGGCAACACTGGCACTCATTCTGGCGACAGCACAGTCTATTGCTTTTGTGGTTTTAAACGTACCTCTGGGACTATTGTTTGGCATCTTTATCGGGCTGGCTAGCTTGATTCCTTTTGGAGGCACGATCGCAATTTTGGGAATAAGCATTCTGCTAGCTTTTCAAAATGTTTGGCTGGGTTTAAAAGTGCTAATTGTGGCAATTATTGTAGTACAAATCAACGATAATTTAGTTGCACCACGCCTAATTGGAGGCATCACTGGTTTAAATCCAGCAATCATAATTGTTGTTTTGTTAATTGGGGCAAAATTTGCAGGCTTTCTGGGATTGATACTAGCAGTACCCACCTCTAGTTTCATCAAAAAAATTGTTGATATCGTACGAGAGCCAGTAGCATACAACGAGCAAAACAATGTTGTTTGGGAAAATAAAACAGTTAATTAA
- a CDS encoding carbohydrate ABC transporter permease, with amino-acid sequence MNKPDNISSWLDRDPVAAWVFLAPALVLLAIFLFFPIAYLLYLSFTTGSFTVDGVRWVGLYNYLRLFTDEDFWQVIGNTAYFTVATVIPTIVIPLGLAALLNKSLALRGILRTAYFIPSITSVVAVGLAFRWLFQTQGPVNSLLIWLGLEPIPWLSSTVWAMPVLILLSSWKQLGFNLVVFLAGLQTIPQSRYEAAELDGANGWQKFWYVTLPGLKPTLIFAILTTAIFTLRSFEQVYIITGGGPLNSTNVLVYYIYEQAFARFEFGYAAAAATVLLAIAAILVYFYLRVWNETTE; translated from the coding sequence ATGAACAAACCTGACAACATTTCTTCCTGGCTCGATCGCGATCCTGTTGCGGCTTGGGTATTTCTCGCACCCGCACTAGTTTTGCTGGCAATTTTTCTATTTTTTCCGATTGCTTATTTACTCTATTTGAGTTTTACCACTGGCAGTTTTACAGTTGACGGCGTTCGATGGGTAGGCTTGTATAACTATCTAAGGCTGTTTACCGATGAAGATTTTTGGCAGGTAATTGGTAACACGGCTTACTTTACTGTAGCGACGGTTATTCCTACTATTGTTATTCCTTTGGGATTAGCTGCTTTATTAAATAAATCTCTGGCTTTACGAGGAATCTTACGCACTGCTTACTTTATTCCTTCCATTACCTCTGTGGTGGCTGTGGGTTTAGCTTTTCGTTGGCTATTTCAAACTCAGGGACCTGTAAATAGTTTGCTAATTTGGTTGGGACTAGAGCCAATTCCCTGGTTGAGTAGTACCGTTTGGGCGATGCCCGTACTAATTTTATTAAGCAGTTGGAAACAGTTAGGTTTTAATTTGGTCGTATTTTTAGCTGGCTTACAAACTATTCCTCAATCTCGTTACGAAGCTGCCGAACTAGATGGTGCCAATGGCTGGCAGAAGTTTTGGTATGTAACCCTACCAGGACTGAAACCAACTTTAATTTTTGCGATTTTAACTACGGCTATTTTTACTCTCCGTAGTTTCGAGCAGGTTTATATCATTACTGGTGGTGGACCGTTAAACTCGACTAACGTTTTGGTTTACTATATTTACGAACAAGCTTTTGCTCGTTTTGAATTTGGCTATGCTGCTGCCGCTGCTACAGTTTTGCTCGCGATCGCGGCTATCTTGGTTTATTTCTATCTGCGAGTTTGGAATGAAACTACTGAATAG
- a CDS encoding FG-GAP repeat protein, with the protein MANLFSLDDINGSNGFVINGTQTSDRLGYSVSNGGDVNGDGLADIIIGAPEKIYEDYPFNYYFGKGKSYVIFGGSKIDEDNGLDLNSLDGSNGFVIDGVEVGDGFGFSVSNAGDINSDGFDDIIIGAPNLNTPDSEANKSYVVFGGTEVGSDGSIELSSLDGSKGLVIDGVAIGDDLRFSVSSAGDVNNDGINDIIIGAPDANAGEFELAGKSYVIFGDREALGNGNVIELDSLDGSDGFAIDGTTEYDYSGRSVSSAGDVNGDGIDDLIIGATGTTPGNNVTGNSYVIFGSNGLGNSGTIDLNALNGTDGFVIDGIPDFQKSGFRVSSAGDFNGDDIDDLIIGAPGAEFSGDGKSYVIFGDEGLGSDGVIDVYSRNNVNSLVISPESNDYKFGSSVSNAGDVNGDGFDDIVIGVPNSSNYLIGGIGESYVVFGGEEVDDINFLSIGSNFNNIAVDNIAVLEGINGGDRTGNSVSSAGDINQDGIDDLIIGAPNADPNENDGAGESYVVFGNAAPELDLNGDAAGIDFTTTFTGTPVFVVDVDNLTTGNSTSSDTFSQATIVLSNAFDGNKESLAVDTSGTNITAKYEVEGSRRITLTLTGEDSIDNYQQVLKTITYNNTAEAPTRGDRLIDFSVDEGAVFNSTSKIATTRIAIDTIFSENQNVFNLENVNGSNGFVISGIAEGDRFGYSVSNAGDVNNDGIADLIIGAPNANPAGESYVVFGGKGIGSDGSIDLSSFDGSKGFVINGNDSDRAGFSVSNAGDVNGDGIDDLIIGAPGTENYSNDTGGGKSYVLFGRVKLGSDGNVELNSLDGSNGFVIKGIEAGDRAGYSVSNAGDVNGDGFDDLIIGAPNAAGTETDYRNNGESYVVFGGSEVGIDGSLELSSLNGTNGFTLKGINDEKDLFSRNDRFGYAVNGGGDINGDSFDDIIISAPDSVDDYSYGGYGETYVIFGDKGVGSNGSIDLNSLDGSNGFVVDDNSYERYFGASVSVDGDINGDGFDEIIINVAYAEIGRGGYLVASGTGNVVFGSNDIGASGSIDLNALDGSNGFTLESDEEGDNLGRSVSSAGDVNGDGFEDLIIGAPDAGRYYYSPYSGYTLQGSYAGPGASFIVFGDSEVGSDGKLAVDALDGKKSIILAGSDIGDETGFSVSGAGDINDDGIDDIIISAPAAGNLISGNSRTFSDRRGESYIIFGNAAPQLDLNGIDTGIDSLATFTDSPVSVLDGNNLTLTDSNSNALSEATVVITNPFNKGNELLSADTTGTKISADYNLATGTLSLTGEDNIDNYRQVLETVTYNNTAETLDTRNRTLEFTLDDGAAFNNTSAVATTTIDFSTAVSGSGGQKTFTVNTGDGRVIISDFGGVGTGINPPARVIDEVDTLKFVGSQLTADNLILTQNQKDLELTFKGVGDTTVILSDFNLEQLDNLPSGIGNILFDGQQKIKDSFDVFNAEQIRSRVFNFNTATFLNDLDNTIQGFNNSNDVINGQKGNDVLLGRSGNDVLRGNGGDDLLLDGGAGKDLLDGGIGNDGLFGGTGADEFVLRKGKGTDTIFDFQVGKDSIVLADGLKFEELAITSDRGQTEISLKDTDKILATLIGVNADNLTMTDFS; encoded by the coding sequence ATGGCAAATCTCTTTAGTTTAGATGACATTAATGGTAGCAATGGTTTTGTAATTAACGGTACTCAGACGAGCGATCGGCTGGGATATTCTGTCAGTAATGGGGGAGATGTAAATGGGGACGGTTTAGCAGACATCATTATCGGTGCGCCTGAGAAAATATACGAAGATTATCCTTTTAATTACTACTTCGGTAAAGGAAAAAGCTATGTAATATTTGGTGGCAGCAAAATTGATGAAGATAACGGCTTAGATTTAAATTCACTCGACGGTAGTAACGGGTTCGTCATCGATGGTGTTGAAGTAGGCGATGGTTTTGGTTTCTCTGTCAGCAATGCAGGAGATATCAATAGCGATGGCTTTGATGACATCATTATTGGTGCACCCAATTTGAATACTCCCGATTCCGAAGCAAACAAAAGCTATGTAGTGTTTGGGGGAACAGAGGTTGGTAGCGATGGCAGTATCGAACTAAGTTCTCTCGATGGTAGCAAGGGCTTGGTAATTGATGGTGTGGCAATAGGGGACGACTTGAGATTTTCCGTCAGCAGTGCTGGCGATGTCAATAATGATGGAATTAACGACATTATCATTGGCGCACCCGATGCTAACGCTGGGGAGTTCGAGCTAGCTGGAAAGAGCTATGTAATATTTGGCGATCGCGAAGCTCTCGGCAATGGTAACGTTATTGAGTTAGATTCACTTGATGGTAGTGACGGCTTTGCGATCGACGGCACCACTGAATATGATTACTCTGGTCGTTCTGTCAGTAGTGCAGGTGATGTTAACGGCGACGGTATCGACGATCTGATTATCGGCGCGACTGGCACTACTCCTGGAAACAATGTCACGGGGAACAGCTATGTGATATTTGGTAGCAATGGTCTTGGTAATAGTGGCACTATCGATCTAAATGCACTTAATGGAACTGACGGTTTTGTAATTGATGGTATTCCCGACTTCCAGAAGTCAGGTTTCAGGGTCAGCAGTGCGGGAGACTTTAACGGTGACGATATTGACGATCTAATCATCGGCGCACCAGGTGCTGAATTTAGTGGAGATGGAAAGAGCTATGTGATTTTTGGCGATGAAGGACTTGGTAGTGATGGAGTTATCGACGTATATTCTCGAAATAACGTCAACAGCTTGGTTATTTCACCTGAGTCTAATGACTACAAATTTGGAAGTTCTGTCAGCAACGCAGGCGATGTTAATGGTGATGGCTTTGATGATATTGTTATCGGTGTTCCCAATTCTAGTAACTATTTGATAGGAGGGATAGGAGAAAGTTATGTAGTGTTTGGGGGAGAAGAAGTCGATGACATCAATTTTTTAAGTATAGGAAGTAATTTCAATAATATTGCGGTCGATAATATTGCGGTGCTTGAAGGAATAAATGGAGGCGATCGCACTGGTAATTCTGTAAGTAGTGCAGGAGATATTAACCAAGATGGTATTGATGATTTGATTATTGGTGCGCCTAATGCCGACCCCAATGAAAATGATGGTGCGGGAGAAAGCTATGTAGTATTTGGCAACGCTGCTCCAGAACTCGACCTCAACGGGGATGCAGCGGGTATCGATTTTACTACTACTTTTACTGGTACTCCTGTCTTTGTTGTCGATGTTGACAACCTTACAACAGGCAATTCTACTAGCTCCGACACTTTTTCTCAAGCAACAATAGTTCTCAGTAATGCTTTTGATGGCAATAAAGAGTCACTTGCTGTCGATACCTCTGGAACCAACATCACTGCCAAGTATGAAGTTGAGGGATCTCGGAGGATTACACTAACACTTACTGGCGAAGACAGTATTGACAATTATCAACAAGTTTTAAAAACCATTACTTACAACAATACTGCTGAAGCTCCGACAAGAGGCGATCGCCTTATCGATTTTTCTGTTGATGAAGGAGCGGTATTTAATAGCACCAGCAAGATCGCCACGACTAGAATCGCCATAGATACGATTTTTAGCGAAAACCAAAACGTTTTTAACCTTGAAAACGTCAATGGTAGCAACGGCTTTGTAATTAGCGGCATCGCTGAAGGCGATCGCTTCGGTTACTCAGTCAGCAATGCGGGTGATGTCAATAACGACGGTATCGCCGATCTAATTATCGGCGCACCCAATGCTAATCCCGCAGGAGAAAGCTATGTCGTCTTTGGTGGTAAAGGTATCGGTAGCGACGGTAGTATCGACCTTAGTTCTTTTGACGGTAGTAAAGGTTTTGTTATAAATGGAAACGATAGCGATCGCGCTGGTTTTTCTGTCAGTAATGCAGGTGATGTCAATGGCGATGGTATCGATGACCTGATTATCGGCGCACCTGGTACGGAAAATTACTCTAACGATACTGGTGGAGGAAAAAGTTATGTGTTGTTTGGAAGAGTAAAACTCGGCAGTGATGGAAATGTCGAGCTAAACTCTCTTGATGGCAGTAATGGCTTTGTAATTAAAGGTATTGAAGCAGGCGATCGCGCTGGTTACTCTGTCAGTAATGCAGGGGATGTTAACGGTGATGGTTTCGACGATTTAATTATTGGCGCACCTAATGCAGCTGGTACAGAGACTGATTATAGAAACAATGGCGAAAGCTATGTAGTGTTTGGCGGCAGTGAAGTCGGCATTGATGGCAGTTTGGAACTAAGTTCCCTTAACGGCACCAATGGCTTCACACTAAAAGGCATTAACGATGAAAAAGATTTATTTAGTAGAAACGATCGCTTTGGCTATGCTGTCAATGGTGGAGGAGATATTAATGGCGATAGCTTTGACGACATAATTATTAGCGCACCAGATTCGGTCGATGATTATAGCTATGGTGGTTACGGAGAAACTTATGTAATCTTTGGTGACAAGGGAGTCGGTAGTAATGGCAGTATCGATCTAAATTCCCTCGACGGCAGTAATGGCTTTGTTGTTGATGACAACTCTTACGAACGCTATTTTGGTGCTTCTGTAAGTGTTGACGGAGATATTAACGGTGACGGCTTTGATGAAATAATTATAAATGTAGCTTACGCTGAGATAGGTAGAGGAGGCTATTTAGTTGCGTCTGGAACGGGTAATGTAGTATTTGGTAGCAATGATATTGGAGCTAGCGGCAGTATCGATCTCAATGCACTAGATGGCAGCAATGGCTTTACTCTAGAAAGTGATGAAGAAGGTGATAATTTAGGTAGATCGGTAAGCAGTGCGGGAGATGTCAACGGCGATGGCTTTGAAGACTTGATTATCGGTGCCCCCGATGCAGGTCGATACTATTACTCTCCATACAGCGGCTACACACTTCAAGGTTCTTATGCAGGTCCAGGTGCGAGCTTTATAGTTTTTGGCGATAGCGAAGTTGGCAGCGATGGCAAGCTTGCAGTAGACGCTCTTGACGGCAAGAAAAGTATAATTTTAGCGGGTAGTGACATCGGTGATGAGACTGGTTTTTCAGTGAGCGGTGCGGGAGACATCAACGACGATGGCATTGATGACATAATTATTAGCGCACCTGCTGCTGGTAATTTAATTTCGGGTAATAGTCGCACTTTCAGCGATCGCCGAGGAGAAAGCTATATTATCTTCGGCAATGCCGCACCTCAACTAGACCTTAACGGCATAGATACAGGCATCGACTCGCTCGCTACCTTTACTGACAGTCCCGTTTCTGTCTTAGATGGCAACAATCTCACCTTGACCGATTCTAATTCCAATGCCCTCTCTGAAGCAACGGTAGTTATTACCAATCCCTTCAATAAAGGTAACGAGTTACTGTCTGCCGATACTACTGGAACCAAGATCTCTGCCGATTATAATCTTGCTACTGGTACTCTTTCACTCACTGGTGAAGACAACATTGATAACTATCGCCAAGTCCTAGAAACCGTTACTTACAACAATACTGCTGAGACTTTAGATACGAGAAATCGCACGCTCGAATTTACTCTCGATGATGGTGCGGCTTTTAATAATACTAGTGCTGTGGCTACAACTACAATTGACTTCAGCACCGCTGTTTCTGGTTCGGGTGGACAAAAGACATTTACTGTCAATACTGGCGATGGTCGAGTAATCATCAGTGACTTTGGCGGCGTGGGTACTGGGATTAATCCTCCCGCCAGGGTTATTGATGAGGTCGATACTCTTAAATTCGTTGGTTCGCAGTTAACTGCCGATAATCTAATTCTCACTCAAAACCAGAAAGATTTAGAACTTACTTTTAAAGGAGTAGGAGACACCACAGTTATTCTGTCAGACTTTAACTTAGAACAGCTAGATAATTTACCTTCTGGTATCGGTAATATTTTGTTTGACGGACAACAAAAGATTAAAGATAGCTTCGATGTATTTAATGCCGAGCAAATTCGCTCTCGCGTATTTAATTTTAATACGGCGACATTTTTAAACGACTTGGATAATACCATTCAAGGGTTTAATAACTCCAACGATGTGATTAACGGTCAAAAAGGTAATGACGTGTTACTGGGACGTTCGGGAAATGACGTGTTGCGGGGTAATGGTGGCGATGACCTGTTGCTTGATGGTGGTGCTGGTAAAGATCTGCTCGATGGAGGAATAGGTAACGATGGTTTGTTTGGTGGTACTGGTGCCGATGAATTTGTGCTGAGAAAAGGTAAAGGAACCGATACAATTTTTGATTTTCAAGTTGGCAAAGACTCTATAGTGCTAGCCGATGGTTTGAAGTTTGAGGAATTGGCAATTACAAGCGATCGAGGTCAGACAGAAATTAGTTTGAAAGACACTGATAAAATTCTAGCGACTTTGATAGGAGTAAATGCTGATAATCTTACTATGACTGACTTTTCCTAA
- a CDS encoding FG-GAP repeat protein: MANSLFNLGAIDGSNGFVIKGTEDYSVSTASNAGDINDDGIDDFIVSAFFDDTASKSYVVFGDRKIGNNGSFEPSALDGSNGFVINSIEEGDRFGASVSNAGDVNGDGIDDLIIGAPSAEGGKSYVIFGGSNVGTNGSFELSSLDGSNGFVVEGINSGDYSGSSVSGAGDVNSDGFGDLIIGAPGAAGIPSDAPYNYEKNGESYVVFGGSQISNDGKIELSSLDGNNGFIIKGIDGSNQFSYEGDRFGASVSSARDLNGDGFDDIVIGAPGSFDAYNRSGGYGETYVIFGDSEVGSSGSVDLGSLESGNGFLIDDTSDLFLGVSVSDAGDVNGDGFDDIVIGAAYNILQRGAYLSAKGLGYVIFGDNEAGENGKINPNALNGSDGFILESSEEGDLLGQSVSNAGDVNGDGFDDLIIGAPRAGGYYYTNEYGYTYNYPRPGAGASFIIFGNSQIGNGGTISVDDLDGNNGVALEGINNADFSGFSVKEAGDINNDGIDDLIIDAPFADPNGVDLAGETYVVFGNDAPQLDLNGEEAGIDFTITFTNNPVLLIDSTNLLITDSNSNTLSQATVVLTNPLNSKNEFLAADTSDTDITAEYDAVTDTLSLTGEDSIANYLQVLDTLTYNNTAKALDTSNRTVEITLDDGAAFNNTSAVATTTITFDTTLNNSNDAIDGRDGKDTLLGRSGNDVLRGNGGDDLLDGGRGKDMLDGGIGDDSLIGGTDADEFVLRKGEGTDTIFDFQVGKDSLVLGDGLKFKQLQIGTSNGDTVISIIDTDEPLASLMGIRAADITSDSSSTTKLF; the protein is encoded by the coding sequence ATGGCAAATTCTCTGTTTAATCTCGGCGCGATCGACGGCAGCAACGGCTTTGTAATTAAAGGCACCGAAGATTACAGTGTGAGTACTGCTAGCAATGCAGGAGATATTAATGATGACGGTATTGATGACTTTATCGTTAGCGCGTTTTTTGACGATACAGCCAGCAAAAGCTATGTAGTCTTCGGCGATCGCAAAATTGGTAATAACGGTAGTTTTGAACCGAGTGCGCTTGATGGTAGCAATGGTTTTGTAATTAATAGCATAGAAGAAGGCGATCGCTTTGGAGCTTCTGTTAGCAATGCGGGAGACGTTAATGGCGATGGAATTGACGATCTGATTATTGGCGCGCCAAGTGCAGAAGGTGGAAAAAGCTATGTAATCTTTGGTGGCAGCAATGTAGGCACAAACGGCAGTTTTGAATTAAGCTCCCTCGACGGTAGCAATGGCTTTGTAGTCGAAGGTATTAATAGTGGAGATTACTCTGGTAGCTCCGTTAGCGGTGCGGGAGATGTTAACAGCGATGGCTTTGGCGATTTGATTATTGGCGCGCCTGGAGCGGCAGGTATACCCTCCGACGCTCCTTATAATTATGAAAAAAATGGCGAGAGTTATGTAGTATTTGGTGGCAGCCAAATTAGCAATGATGGCAAGATCGAACTTAGTTCCCTCGATGGCAACAACGGTTTTATAATCAAAGGCATCGATGGCAGTAACCAGTTTAGTTATGAGGGCGATCGCTTTGGAGCCTCTGTTAGTAGTGCCAGAGATCTTAACGGCGATGGTTTCGACGACATAGTTATCGGCGCACCAGGTTCTTTTGATGCCTACAACAGATCGGGTGGTTACGGCGAAACTTATGTGATTTTTGGTGACAGTGAAGTTGGTAGTAGTGGCAGTGTCGATTTAGGCTCACTTGAAAGCGGCAACGGTTTTTTGATAGACGATACTTCCGATCTTTTCTTGGGAGTTTCTGTTAGTGATGCGGGAGATGTCAACGGCGATGGTTTCGACGACATAGTTATCGGTGCGGCTTATAATATACTTCAAAGAGGAGCATACCTGAGTGCCAAAGGATTGGGATATGTAATCTTCGGCGACAACGAAGCAGGGGAAAACGGCAAGATAAATCCTAACGCGCTCAATGGTAGTGACGGTTTTATCTTAGAAAGCAGCGAAGAGGGGGATCTTTTAGGTCAATCGGTAAGCAACGCAGGAGATGTCAACGGCGATGGCTTTGACGATTTGATTATTGGCGCACCTCGTGCTGGCGGCTATTACTATACCAACGAATATGGATATACATATAATTATCCTCGTCCTGGTGCTGGCGCGAGCTTTATAATTTTTGGCAATAGTCAGATTGGTAATGGCGGCACAATCTCAGTAGACGACCTTGACGGCAACAACGGTGTAGCTTTAGAAGGTATTAACAATGCCGATTTCTCAGGTTTTTCAGTAAAGGAGGCGGGAGATATTAATAACGATGGCATCGACGACCTAATTATCGATGCACCTTTTGCCGATCCTAATGGAGTCGATCTGGCAGGAGAAACTTATGTTGTCTTTGGTAACGACGCTCCCCAACTCGATCTTAATGGAGAAGAAGCAGGGATTGACTTTACTATTACCTTTACAAATAATCCAGTTCTTTTAATAGATTCTACCAACCTTCTTATAACTGACTCTAATTCCAATACTCTCTCTCAAGCTACAGTCGTTCTCACTAATCCTCTCAATAGCAAGAATGAATTTCTTGCTGCCGACACTTCTGACACCGACATTACTGCCGAATACGATGCCGTTACTGATACCCTTTCACTTACTGGTGAAGACAGCATCGCTAACTATCTTCAAGTCTTAGACACCCTTACCTATAACAACACTGCTAAAGCACTAGATACTAGTAATCGCACTGTTGAAATTACTCTCGATGATGGTGCGGCTTTTAATAATACTAGTGCTGTCGCTACCACGACTATTACCTTCGATACTACTCTTAATAACTCCAACGATGCGATCGACGGTCGAGATGGAAAAGATACCTTACTCGGACGTTCGGGAAATGATGTCTTGCGGGGTAATGGTGGCGATGACTTGCTTGATGGTGGTAGGGGTAAAGATATGCTCGACGGAGGAATAGGCGATGATAGTTTGATTGGGGGTACTGATGCCGATGAATTTGTGCTGAGAAAAGGCGAAGGAACCGATACAATTTTTGATTTTCAAGTTGGCAAAGATTCCTTAGTACTAGGCGATGGTTTGAAGTTTAAACAACTTCAAATTGGTACGAGTAATGGCGATACTGTAATTAGCATTATTGATACCGATGAACCGCTAGCTTCTTTGATGGGAATACGTGCTGCTGATATTACAAGCGATAGCTCTAGTACTACAAAATTATTTTAG
- a CDS encoding ABC transporter permease produces the protein MFRYLKVLRLFWSTAIAAELEYRLNFLIATITSIANLAGSLFGLFLFYRTGYTFEGWSWQEATIVLGVFTLLQGFSATFLVPNLNRIVQQVEQGTLDFVLLKPISSQFWLSTRVVSPWGLPDLFFGVVLIVYAGSQLGFSVSNYFASIIPLGLGFIILYSLWFILGATSIWFVKIYNVTEVLRGLLEAGRYPMVAYPAVYRFFFTFVVPVAFLTTVPAQVMLNRTEFTLVLGAGFLAVALFIFSILFWRFALRFYTSASS, from the coding sequence ATATTTCGCTACTTGAAAGTTTTAAGATTATTTTGGTCAACTGCAATCGCGGCAGAATTAGAGTATCGGCTTAATTTTTTAATTGCTACTATTACCAGCATTGCCAATTTAGCAGGCAGTTTATTTGGCTTATTTTTGTTTTATCGCACTGGCTACACCTTTGAAGGCTGGAGTTGGCAAGAAGCTACTATTGTTTTAGGTGTTTTTACCCTGTTGCAGGGTTTTTCTGCAACTTTTCTGGTTCCCAACCTCAATCGCATCGTGCAACAGGTAGAACAAGGAACTTTAGATTTTGTCTTACTCAAACCCATTAGCAGCCAGTTTTGGCTATCTACTAGAGTTGTTTCACCCTGGGGTTTACCAGATTTGTTTTTCGGGGTTGTTTTAATTGTCTATGCAGGTTCGCAGTTGGGTTTTAGTGTATCTAATTATTTTGCCAGTATTATTCCTCTTGGTTTGGGATTTATTATTTTATATAGTCTCTGGTTTATTCTCGGTGCGACGAGTATTTGGTTTGTTAAAATTTACAACGTTACCGAAGTTTTGAGAGGCTTGCTAGAAGCAGGCAGATATCCGATGGTGGCTTATCCTGCCGTCTATCGTTTCTTTTTTACTTTTGTCGTTCCCGTTGCTTTTTTAACCACCGTACCCGCACAGGTGATGTTAAATCGCACAGAGTTTACTTTAGTTTTAGGTGCGGGTTTTCTAGCTGTGGCTCTATTTATTTTTTCTATTTTATTTTGGCGATTTGCGTTGCGTTTTTATACTAGTGCCTCTAGTTAA